In Scleropages formosus chromosome 6, fSclFor1.1, whole genome shotgun sequence, the genomic stretch CAgctctcccacaatgcagcgCTTTGTTAAGGTCACTGCACCAGGCCATGGTTCTCCAAGGGTTCATCTGAGAAGCCAACGCAGATTGCTTTTGGCACTGAAGTCTAAGAGGAATGAAAGCTGGTTTTCCTGCATGTGTCACTCACCTACAGGTGGAATGAAAGTTCACTTTGAGTAGATGTGACTGCTGATGTACAACTTTGTGAATGGGCTAAAAATTAGGGTTTCAGCTGTTGGACGTATCGTGCTGATGGTGCTTTTCATACTTTTATAACTCACCACAAATTGATTTGTAACTTATGAGAACACGTCAACACATTTGTTTCCAGTCATTAGAGCAGGACACCGTTGTGCCGGAGAGCTTGCTAGGAATTCCGGGAGCCACTTTGCAAAACGTTAAATTGCGCCTGCATTCAAGTTAAAGGAACTTTACAGTCTTGATCTATCCCGTGGCAGAAGGTTTAAAATGAAGTTAAGCGTAAATCCCAAAAAGTTTAAGTGAAGTACTTGAAACTCTGATGATCATTAAGTGCATTCTATAAATAAGACAGAGCAAATGGAGGAAAATTAGATGAAGTTTGTAAAGAGAATATTTATCGAACATTGTAATTTCTAACAACTTTTTAAAGTCTTACTGCAATGCAAAATAGCTAAATGGCACCTTAGTGCCTTCACAATAATGTGTCCCGTTTCTTTTGTTtacaggcacaagaaaagtttctttcctcaggccatctacctcatgaacagctaaatcccccccagagagtaaaccagtgcaatacacaacgctatttatatttatatttataactatttatcacatcatttctcttactcacactcccttgcatttgtatctagtgactatttttgtatatcgggtactttttatattttttttatatattttttatcccttattcacatactctatcttctcatctgtcttgtcactgtcattctgtctgtgctgttgttggaagttcctgtcaccaggacaaattccttgtatgtgtgaacatacttggtaatgaagctcattctgattctgattctattTGTTCTTCTTATAGTCACCGAGTAACTGGACAATCAGTCTGAAGACTGTATGGGAAAaattgaaatgctttgagaTGTAGCtacaaaatatacacaatatcattatatataaatatgcattacTAAAAATGGGCAAATTTCAACTATACCAAGTGAATGAAAGTAACTCCATTAATATCTTCAATACCAAATtatcagtacatttttaaagtacatGAAACAAGTAATCTCTTTGTCCACTTGTTACTTTGTTTATTGGCCATCTGTTAATGTCCAACAGTATCAATAAGGATGGTTTTTTCCTAATACTGTACTACATGTCTTCATCGGTCTCAAGTTACTCTGGAAGCTGTTAGATTTCAAACCCCCAGTGAGCACAGAATTTCACACCCTAGACAGTTACATTGCCCTCCGGGATGCTATGTAGTTTCACTAGAAGTAGGATtcagagaccaaaaaaaaaacttcatcaGCAGTTGTCCACATCAAGTCATCGAGTTTGCAGTGTTATATACAAACATTGACGGAAACATCAAAACCCGCCCCATCCTCATTTCCAATCAAAACCCACCCGTTTGCCCATTCTTCCCTCTTTTCACTACTTCAGGGCAACATTATTTCCCAGCAGACAAAGGTGACAGTTCCTACCAGAGGAAAAGTACTGTACGGTACTGTAGTGTACACACCCTCTCAAAGTGCAGTCTATTGCTGTACGACTTGTACTAATAAACAGATACACCTGTGCTAAGGCACAGTGGACTTCATTTGTACTGGTGGTGTGGAGGACACGACAGGGTCGATACCCTCATCAGCCCCACATGTTGACATGGTTTTACATCATTGTGTCTGCCGAGCTCTATATGGAGGGAGTGACATTGCAGTCCATGTCTAGTCCTAAGAGTCTAGTCCTATTGAtgaatctgcttttttttaaataaaaatgggacCAACTTCAGAAACGTTTCAGAGATTAAATTAATGGTCTTTTGATGCCTGCAGCCCCTCCGCCTCTCAAAGAAATGATGCCATTGTACACTCCTAGTAAAGCTTGTGCTTACAGATCACAACCATAGGCACCAAACGTGAGTGATGTGCTGTGCTCTGGCTGCAAGTTCAGGGCTATGACCTACTGCAATTGGTCCATTCAGGGATGGAgttgggcacacacacacacacacacacacacacacgcgcgcgcgcaacACGGGAGTCGGTGTCACAACAAAGCGATCCTGGTATTTCCACAAGGTCTGCATGATGATCCTAATGCTAGAAGCAGTTTTGCACTGTACATCCATCTTGATCTTCCTTAAACCTTCACTGGTTGTTTATCCTGCTCGGAGGAAGCAGAATGATGTCTACCGTCCGCCGAAGCTGTGTCCACAGTCAGAGACGGGGTGAGTACTTGGGATTTCTTGGTACCTCGGTGAAAGACTTGAGCTCATAGGGTGTCCCTGTGTCCACCTCTATGGACTTGCGGGAGAACAGCAGCCGGATGTCATCGTGCAAATAAATTTTTCCAGATTTGGAGCTCTGGAACCTACAAGagggaaaattaaatgtaatactaATTACTGAAATCTATATGATTCTACATCTGAAGGGCTTTTTTAATTGCACCAAAAGCTgcaattctttttttgtgtatgcAGAGCAGTTTATTTAGGTAACCATTTAATAGTTCAGCCACAGTTTAGCAGCAAGTGCCCATTCTGGGATCTGGGAGTTAAATTGACAATGTTGAGGTCACAGTCTGGTCCTTCTCTTCCCCATCGTTTCCCCGTCACTGATACCACAGAGCCTGAAAAGCAATCAAGTGATACCTGAGGTGTATTAAGTAGCAGAGAATTTTCTTCCTTGCTGTGGCCCTGTGCTCCGGTCTCTCCTCTTGCACTTCCTCATCCTCCCCATCCTCCACACCCTCCAGAGGCACCAGGAAGATGCGATGCCTCAAGAAGGTCACATGGTTCACAGGCATATCCTCAAAGTCGTATGTGACCAGAAACATCTTGACCACAGTTTTGTTGGGGTTGAACAAGGCCTTAGTAGGGATACAAGAGGAGGAAAAGCAGTGGCCTTATTTTACGTGTGTATCTACGAAGTGTAGATAGCAAAGGGTTTGTGTTGTTGAGCTGAATTAGACTCAACCTCTCGTGGTTTTCACAAGGTATGAGAAGGTTTGGTACGTAGGTGGTTTACTGTTGCCTTCTTGCACACATTTCTTTGGATCACGGAGACGCAAACCCTGAACACCAAACCAGTTTTGAAGCTGCGCCACAATGAGCAGCTCAGGgacaaaaaaccaaaaagaagaaactgaacAGAAAGTTGAATCAACAAGAACAGAGATGACGTTACCACTTGGACGGTGCCTGCTTTCGGGACGCCGTATCCCTTTTTCCCAAGCGACCTCAGGCAGATAACGCCCTGAAACAGAAAGATGCTGCTACACGGAAACACAGGCTTTGTATTATTCATATTCCCTTAGCatagttcattcattcagtccCTAATTCAATCCCCAAGATTTACTTGTCAAGTGAATTCTTGTGAAGACCCATTAACATTAattgaaatgggaaaaataaatacattgctGAGCCAAAGGAAGTTTGACCCATgttgcaaaaatgcaaaattactgCCTCGTCTTTTAAAGACAGGAAATCTTGCAGAActaagtccagaatatcagtATTGCTACGGATACCTGAATCTGGTTTAATCCTGGTTTAAGACCTTTATGTTAAATTGCTGACACACCGTTCCCTCACACAACGGGATTAATTCATTTCGTGAAATCACACCATCAGGTCCAGTCCTCTTGTGAGCAGATGGAATTATGTCGACTATGGAAATATAAAGCAACTAATCTTTAAACTAATCAACTAAAACCTGACCTCCTTAGGTTTATTGCGGCAACGTAACGTGAACCGTAGTGACTCGTCCGACATTCCATTcgtcacacagcacacacagctgtcACCTCATCATTGAATAGTGAACCAGCTACACAGGAGCAGCTacttactgtgttttcacatgGACAGCTCATGTACACGGACAATGTGAACAATGTACTTTACATCAAAACTCAATACAAAAACGTagcacattttcatatttgtattttgctTGTAAATAGTGGTTTTGACTATAAAATGTGCCGAGGAAAATACTGTGCACGTGCAAAAGCCGTTACAGcacagtattttactgtgttgtgtGCTGCCTGTCGCTACTACTGCACTCAGTTTACCGTATTTGCGTTAATGTACGTACAACATGCTAAAAGTGACCCAAACATTCGTGACTTACAGGTAGCGAGAGGTAGGTAGAGAGAAATCAGCccccgacaccccccccccctccccagggcTGCTCACTTTGCGTGGTGCTTGACGTTACCAAGGCAGATCCTTTCAAATTCACTTTCTCTTCTTGTAAGATGATTCTCCCAGGCTTGTTATGCAAATTCTATGCGAGGTGTGAATTGTCATAAAAGGAGTGTTTGTTACACAAGGGAAAGGTGAACGATGTTACGTCGCCATTGTATCGTTTGGTAGTTTAGGATTATTGCCTCTACACTTTCATCTTCAGCTCTACTACTGTACATTCATAAAATCCACGGAGTGAGTAGGGATTGAAACAGTTCAGATACTGTGCAGTAAGAAAGAAGTTTCATTCATAAGCCTGAGCGTTGCGTCATATGAGAGCAAAGATTACCAGGAAGGGCGAGGGGCCGCTCCGTTCAGAGAGGTCACAGTACGTGACCTGGACAGGCAGGGTGGCATGTGGGGGGCAGTAGGACCCGCTGGCCCCGATTTCCGCCATGAAGCCCTCAATCCGACCAGACGGCGAAAAGCAGCCTTTCAGGATGGACTcctgaacacaaacacatttgccATTGAACTCCTTTTATCCAGGAGTATTTGTCCCGACTGGCCATCTGCTGCACTATGCATAGCAAACTCCAAGGTTCATTATCGTATTACAGAAgtgtttttactcattttcagaAGCAGAATGGACATTTCAGAATAATTATGCCATTAACAGATGATTAATGGCCATTTAAAATACGTAAGGTGGTTGAGAAAATACCGTCCTTTACTGCATCTTAGAGCTTCAGAACATAACGCAGCACTAGGGTAACTGCAGGGCCGTTTACCTCAAAGTTGCCCAAGAGGGAGTGGCTCGCTGATGCCAGGGGCGAGTAAGGGCGACAGCTGTGACCCGAGGGCTCTCCTCTCAGGCCGCTGCAAAGGAGGCGCCTGGATGTGCAGATGGGCCAAAAAGGATAGAAACAGACAGGAGGGAGACAGAGGAAAGGTTAGGGTCTGTGGACCAATTAAATACAGTTTCCCAACTGGCAAACCTGTGAGCAACACTTTTTGCTGACGAATTCTGAAAAGTATTTAATATTCAGTAATATAGTATTACCGCACCACAGCTTCATCTAACGACTTCATCTTCATCTAAACAGCAAGTGCAGCCTTTAGTTTTCCTAAGGAACGGAAActccagagagaaaaaaacacccCACCGATGATCTTCCGTCTTGTACATATACCAGCTTTGATCCTGTCGACGAAGAGCCGCCTCTCCTTCACCCTCCAACTCCACGCAACCCCTCCGCCTCTGAGCTGATGCACGTCATTTACCATGAAGAGCAGACAGCTGTGCAACTCGCATTGTTTCTACATTTCTTACAATTacacttttatttcttgttatttTGCTTGTATTGAGCATTGGTGGGgcggggtgcgatggcgcagcgggtttggccgagtcccgctctctggtggctctggggtgcgagtcctgcCGTCCCGACTCACTACAGGGAGGGACTACCCCCCTTCCCCCCGCCATCAGCAGGACGCTGAAGGGGGCACGGAGGAGCAGTGTGTAGAGCTACTCCGTTCCCATGCGCACAGCCCCCCGTTGTCGCCTCCCTCTGGGCCACCTGTGCATCCTTCCGGTTAACGTTCCGAGAGCAGGCTGCTGACATTGAGATGtgcgttcattcattcagcagacgctgcTCCAAAGAAACGCTTCAGAgcgaacaaaagtgcatttccctGCCAAACAGAGACGGAGATCCACACTCCACAGCGTGGGTCCAACAGCGTCGCGTTTCGCTGGTTCGCTGGTTCGCTGGTTCGCTGGTACGCGTCACACGAGTCGCCGCATCGAGAGCTGACGACAAGCCCTTCACCCGCTTCATGTCCCATTGGACTCTGAAGTTTGTGTCCTGACCCGGCCCTCGGTCCTATTTAACTCAATTCAGGGAGCAACTGTACAGGACTTTCCAAAAAATATGCCAAAAACACAGGAACGTAAAACATTACTTTACTACTATTGCGTtaataattaaagcaaaaacatttgaaGAGAAACCAGATTATATATGACTTCCTGGGGGGGGGTTTGAGGCCCATGTTTCAGGACATTAGCTGACAAATTGGACACTGACTGTACGAGACTTACGACTTTTGCCGAAGACCACTTTTGAGCCTTCTTCCCACTCTGGCGCAGTCACTGGCTCCCTACAATAAAAAGGAGTGTTTTTATTCCTCATTGCATCACTTGTGCACCAGCTACATGCATTAGGCGTATCCAGTGCAGTGACCTACAGCgcattttcatttgcatctATTATACCTGCCTTTGCACACATTATTTTCCActttaaaagaaatgagaaacaccactgaaattacaaattaattctCTGGTTACCGCTTTGATAAACATTGGTATATTTATAACATTGATTGTATAACATTTGACTCTTGTGATTAAAACCTTATCTagaaaaaacagctttaaaaaaattcagaagagAAGGTTGGTTGTTTCCTTATTAACATAATTCTTCCACATAAGATGAGTGAATGCTGGCCATTCCAACAGGATCCAGAAGCAGCCCGTCTTAGGGCACCACTTACATTCGAGAGCAGTCTGGCGCCCAGATCATGTGCACTTCCCAGTCCCAGAAAACTCATTGTCCCCTGGAGTCGTCTCCCTGGGAGTTTTCGTCCTGCCGCCGCGCAAACACTGCAGACCTTCAACTGGCACCATGCTGCCATCCCCCAAGCTCCATAGAGGCCACGGCTTCTCTCAGTCACCTGCCCTTCTTTCCTGCTCACTCGCTACTCTCTGAAATCTCATTGCCTCTCAGCCCACTGGCAGCATGAAACTTCCGCCTCCCTTTTCtcactgcatttaaaatgaaaaagaaaaaaagacatcccCTTTGTTACTATGGGCAAACCCCCACAATGTACCTTTCCGGAACATAATATGATATGTTATAACATTGAGCCAGAAAAGCCAGAGGTTTGTACAGGAATGCTGGATGTGTGAAGCAACAATTGGCCTGCTGAAAGGGCTTTATTGTGGGCCTATTCTGCATGTTCTAGCATAAAAAGAGCAGTCTTTGCCCGTGTACACCTGTACAGCTCTTTTCTCTCCCTGTTATTGACCAACCAATACAGCGCAAACTACCCTGGAAGGGCGAGAGCAATTTTCAGGCTCAACCCAGCAAACTCGTACACAGTGGGCTTCAGTCCCACCCGATTTCCCTAACCCTAAAATCACTCCGGAATGAATCAGTCATAAATGTCTGCGAAGATTCACTTGGACTGAAGCGGTCAACGATCCTTTTCCCTGGACCAAAAGCACATTCCTCACTCAACTCAGGGATCACATTGACTACCGGCACCCAAACGTGACCTTTTACTTCTTTATTAGAAGAGGGGTCACCAAAAACATCTTAAAGTGTGTGAACTTTAAAGCATTCCTTAGATATTCAATGAGAATAGCCCCTCTGACAGTACATCGCAATGCACAGAACGGTGCATGGGGGTCTGAGTGAGCTCAGTCACCCCCTCATTCATTATCCAGTGCTACTTTCTATTTAAAAGGGACAAAGTAAGAATTTTCCATAAGTACTGAAAATTATAGAGTCTGGCTATAGCTTGGGTTTGAACATTTGACTTGTTTCTATGTTCTTCATGTTAATAGGTGGCCTTTGTTATCGTTAATAATCACAGTCAATGAAATACTTTAGTCTGAGTGTAATGGCCTTGACAATTATTACCCTTGACGAGAACAATTTTGTGAATGAGCTGTTGACcccaagtaaaaaaaatcactgacaaCCTTTGACAGCTGGGTCATATTTACGTAAGAGCTCTCACCTTAGGCTGCTCACGAGCGGAACGCAGGAGATGGTTCCAGAAGGGGCCAGCTTTGGCATCTGTACTGCGGCAGGTTCCGAAGCCCAGGCCTGGGGTCAGAAGCGCCAGGCGGCTCCTCTTGGAGGCAGACAGGCCCTCGTCTTCAGAGCAGGActctcctgtgttgccgggagaGAAAAGCCTCCTCTTGGCTGGATAGGCACTGGAGCCACAGGGTGGGGAGCAGGGCCCATGTTAACAAGGTGCAGAGGCCAAATGGGGTTCTTTGAGGCCACGTGGTGACTCCTCTGTTCAAAGGGACTCGATTCGCTTATTGCCCTATACCCATTTTCAATTGGCCCTTTACTCAGGTTGGTGGAACTCTTCAGAGAACCCAAGACCTTGTCTATCTGTGAGACAGTGCTGGAGTTCTCTAATCCTGCTGGGCTCCCTGTGCAGAAGGCTTGGCTCTTGTGTTCTCCTGAGGCACCAAAAGGCCTGCTGCCTGCTGAGAGCAGTCCTGCAGGGAGATGCTAGGGAAGTGAGACTGCGCATGCACTTGGATGGCTGGTAACAAAGGTCAGCCACAGACTGGGGTTTGGGAGAAATAACTGTCTTGGTGCTGGACACTGGCTGGTCATGGCTGTACTGTGCACTGCACCTGAAAGGGGCAGCGGACAGTGTGCCACCAACTACAGGACAGCCAAGGGCCTGAGCAGGTGGCCCATCTTGAAACTTAAGCGCATGCATACCGGAACTGGAAAAACTTTTGTGAAGGTGGCACAGAACTTCACCTTCTAATGCTTCCAAGGGTGCGTTGCGCTCCTGCACCAACTGGGTTTGTGATACGTCCACCCAAGGCTCTTCCTGGGGGGGGGAAGCTTAGAACGTGATGGTGGTTCCTCCAGACTCCTTTTTCTTCATGCACTGCCCAGCTTCTGCAGTTTGACAAACTCAGAGTACTCCCCCAACTGGGATAAGATAGATAGCTGGTAAACCTTCTGCAATTTTGTGATCTCCTTCCCAGAAGGTCTCACCAACCCTGGTTGCACTCCAGAGCTCTGGAAAGGGGCAGGTTGCCTTGCTGGGTTGGGGATTCCACGGAGGCCTCCTCATGTGTAAATTCCACATGTATGTGTCGCACGGCTCAGTAAAGTTGAGCAATTCTTGTCACTATGAGATCAACTACAATGAGGAAATTAAAGTGCTGAAGAGCGAGACTCAGGAAAAGTCCCACAGAGTCCAGGATGTGTTGTTAGTACAACAGGTACACTTTTCCCTAGCAGCCACAACAACAGGACAATAGCTGTGGAGGACAAAGTTTAACGTTACAAGGATCTTCTGTGGCTTCGGTGACTGTGAAGGAGCAGCCCTGGAAATAAACCCACTCCCGGTGATGTAGGATTTCTGCAAATGGATGTTTACTCATCGGTAACCAATGAGATGCAGAAATTCTCTAATTAGCATATCAACACAAGTTACACTTTTTAACCCAGGCTATGCTTCCTAAGTGCTCATTCTTCTGATTAGCCTAAAGAGAATTGTCTGTGTATTTCTGGGGTTGCAAAACAAGACATGTTGGACTTTTTAACTCATGGCACCATACAGACACAGCCGGGTCTCATCAGCATCAGATCTTACCTTCCCCGCCTCTGGGAGCCCCTGGACCTTCTCCTccactgctcctcctcctgctgctggtccATCCTCAGGCCGACTGGCAACAGAGTCCTGAGAGCAGCAGCTACCAGGGGCAGGAGAGGAATGTAGAGCCTGGGAAGATGCAGATACACACGTAACAGCTTTGAGCGGATCACAAATTCACTTTTCAATCTCCTGTTGCCATTTTCCcatcacttgtgaacaagatcCCAACGTACATGAACTCCTCTACTGTAGGCAGCTCAGGCATATTTTAAGGCCCTCTTGGACATGTCTTCAAGTGTCTATGTATCTCATCTCCTCAGCCACAAGAAGTGAGGTGTAAACACACTTTGTGCAACACACAAGTAGCTCAAAGTTTGCAATGGGAAGGGTTTCATGTGCCTTTCAACTGTAGCTCTTATACTCGCTGTATATTTAAGAACAAACGGTTCAATAGATTGATTCTGGAATTGGTTCTAAGAACTTGACAATAAAAAGACCAAAAGGTCTTTGTCTAcagttctgtcatttttattggtgTCTCACTGCTGATCaagggttatttttatttaaaaaaagcatagtTTAGGAGCTCATCTAACACAAATTATGGTCACCTACAAGATGCTCTAAGGAGACACAGCCGTCAGTCCTCACAGCTCCACAGTCACCATGTGGACAACAGGACAGGTTTCATGTGTCCATTACAGGGACCTGAAGATCAGATGTGATGCCAAAGGCACCGATGCGTTTGTTCATGTTATCCATCGTAATTCTAGATTTACCAGGCCAGTTTATTAGGTACAATCAAAAGGTTTGCCGACCTACTGTACATAGATGAAGTAAATCCATAATTTTCATGCACTGTCCCCTTCAAGGTGCTCTCATTTCCAGCAGGACATATTCATTTGTCCCAAGtttcttgctgcttttggaggCAAGCCTGGAGATCTTCAACTATGACGTCACTAAATTCTGCCATCGCTTTTTAATGGATTCTTgtcgttttttttctcttcccaaaAATCAGTAATGCTTTGATAACACCTGGTAAATACGTTTTAAAATGCTTCCTATACGAAGCCCATAGTTACATTTATGGTGTGCATCTCTCCATAAGTAGCTGACAACTCCGTGACTACAATAggatggggg encodes the following:
- the atosb gene encoding protein FAM214B, translated to MPELPTVEEFMLYIPLLPLVAAALRTLLPVGLRMDQQQEEEQWRRRSRGSQRRGRCSAQYSHDQPVSSTKTVISPKPQSVADLCYQPSKCMRSLTSLASPCRTALSRQQAFCAYPAKRRLFSPGNTGESCSEDEGLSASKRSRLALLTPGLGFGTCRSTDAKAGPFWNHLLRSAREQPKGASDCARVGRRLKSGLRQKSRLLCSGLRGEPSGHSCRPYSPLASASHSLLGNFEESILKGCFSPSGRIEGFMAEIGASGSYCPPHATLPVQVTYCDLSERSGPSPFLGVICLRSLGKKGYGVPKAGTVQVALFNPNKTVVKMFLVTYDFEDMPVNHVTFLRHRIFLVPLEGVEDGEDEEVQEERPEHRATARKKILCYLIHLRFQSSKSGKIYLHDDIRLLFSRKSIEVDTGTPYELKSFTEVPRNPKYSPRL